The nucleotide sequence GCTACAACCTCGAGCGCGCAGGCTATCGCGTCTCGGCGGTGGCGGATGGAGAGGAAGGCCTGCGGCGTGTGTTCGCCGCCCGTCCCGATCTGCTGGTCCTCGACCTGATGCTGCCCGGCAGGAACGGACTCGAGATCCTCCGTGAAGTGCGCGGAGAGTCCCTGACCCGCGATCTTCCGGTCATCGTGCTCACCGCGCGCTCCGCCGAGATGGACAAGCTGCTGGGTTTCGAGCACGGCGCCGACGACTACCTCACCAAGCCGTTCGGGCCGCGCGAGCTGGTGGCGCGGGTCCAGGCGCTCCTCCGTCGCGCTCAGCCGAGCAAGACGGAGGGCGAGTTCGCCGCGGGCGATCTGACGATCAGCACGCTGGCGCGGGAAGCGGTCCATCGGGGAAAGAAGCTCGTGCTGACGCCGCGCGAGTTCGACCTGCTGGCGTTTCTCGCGCGTCATCCCGGCCGCGTGCTCTCGCGCGAGGAGCTGCTGCGCAAGCTGTGGGGCTACGACTACGTCGGTGAGACGCGGACGGTGGACGTCCACGTGCGCCGGCTGCGTGCCAAGCTCGGCGACAAGGGCAAGCTCATCCAGACCGTGACCGGATCGGGGTACAAGTTCGCGGGCGCCGCCGGCGCCCGCTGAGAATGATCCGCTCGCTCCGCCTCCGACTCTTCGTCGGGCACACCATCCTGGGCATGACGGTGCTCGCCGTCGTGACGGCGCTGCTGTGGAGCGAGCAAGGCCGGTGGCTGGCGAAGAGCCACGTCGCCGCGCTCGAGCGCCGCGCGCGGGGCCTCGCGCGTGAGATGGAGACCGGACGGCTCGACCGCGCGGGCGATCCTCAGGATCTGGCGGCGGTGCTGGGAGACGTGCTCGGCCTGCGCGTGACGCTGATCGACAGCCTGGGCGCCGTGAGGGGGGACAGCGAGGTGCCGCGCGCGCGCCTCGCCGGAGTCGAGAACCACGCATCTCGTCCCGAAGTGCGCGCCGCGCTGGAGGGCCGTGTCGGGCGCGCCACCCGTTCGAGCGCCACGGTGGGACGGTCGTTCGCGTACGTCGCGGTGCCTTCGACCCGACCGGGAGTCGCGGTGGTGAGAGTGGCGGAACCCCTGGCCGAGGCCTCGCAGCTCAACCAATCGCTTTCGCGGCTTTCACTGGTGGCGGCGGCGATCGCGCTGCTGGTGGCGGTCCCGCTGGCGCTCTGGGCCGCTCGCGCGCAGGCCGCGCGCGTCCAGGCGCTCGAGAAGGTGGCGGCGCGGATCGGCGCCGGAGAGGGAGGCGCGCGCGCGGCGGAGCGTCCCGCCGACGAGCTCGGCCGGCTCGGACGCGCGATCAACCAGATGGCGCTCGAGCTGCGCACGCGCGTGGCCGCCATGGCGACCCAGAGGGATGAGCGCGAGCGAATTCTCGCGCACATGACCGATGGCGTGGCGCTGCTCGATCAGGAGGGACGCGTCATCCACGCGAACACGAGCCTGGCGCAGATCCTCGGCGTTCCCCTGCCGCCGCCTCCCGGCACGCCGTTTCGCGACTTCGCGCGGTCGCCCGAGCTCGACGACGTGCTGCGCGCGACGCGGGAGGCGCCGCACACGAGCGAGCGCGATCTGCGACTTTGGACTCCCGAGCAACGCCTGGTCCGCGTGACGGCGACCCGGCTCACCGATGACGAGAGCCACGCCGTGCTCCTGGTGCTGCACGATCTGACCGAGGCGGAGCGGCTCGACCGCATTCGACAGGACTTCGTCGCCAACGTCTCGCACGAGCTCAAGACGCCGCTCACGTCCGTGCGAGGCTACGCCGAAACGCTCCTCGAGGGCGGTCTCGAGGATGCGGCGAACCGCGAGGAGTTCGTCCGCATCATTCGCGACCAGGCGGCCAGGCTCCAGGAGCTGGTCGAGGACCTGCTGTCGCTCGCGGAGCTCGAGCGGCCCGATGCCCGGCTGAGACTCGAGTCCTTCGACCTGCGGGCGGCCGCGGAGCGGCAGGCGGGCGAGTTCCGCGACCGCGCGGCTCAGTCCGGCCTGAAGCTCATGCTCGAGCCCGGCGCGCCGGTCCAGGTCGTGGCCGACCGGGGCCGTGTCGAGCAGGTGCTCGCCAATCTGCTCGACAACGCCGTCAAGTACACGGAGCGTGGCAGCGTGACGCTGGCCGTCGGCGATGGCGAAGGATTCGCATGGTGCGAGGTCCGTGACACCGGCCCCGGCATCGCCGAGCCGGACCGGGAGCGGATCTTCGAGCGCTTCTACCGCGTCGACAAGGCGCGCTCGCGCGCCAAGGGCGGAACCGGCCTCGGACTCTCGATCGTGAAGCACATTCTCGCGCTCCACGACGGCGTCATCGAAGTGAAGAGCGCGGTCGGTCAGGG is from Candidatus Eisenbacteria bacterium and encodes:
- a CDS encoding response regulator transcription factor, whose amino-acid sequence is MADLVMVIEDEKEIRDLVRYNLERAGYRVSAVADGEEGLRRVFAARPDLLVLDLMLPGRNGLEILREVRGESLTRDLPVIVLTARSAEMDKLLGFEHGADDYLTKPFGPRELVARVQALLRRAQPSKTEGEFAAGDLTISTLAREAVHRGKKLVLTPREFDLLAFLARHPGRVLSREELLRKLWGYDYVGETRTVDVHVRRLRAKLGDKGKLIQTVTGSGYKFAGAAGAR
- a CDS encoding ATP-binding protein, which gives rise to MIRSLRLRLFVGHTILGMTVLAVVTALLWSEQGRWLAKSHVAALERRARGLAREMETGRLDRAGDPQDLAAVLGDVLGLRVTLIDSLGAVRGDSEVPRARLAGVENHASRPEVRAALEGRVGRATRSSATVGRSFAYVAVPSTRPGVAVVRVAEPLAEASQLNQSLSRLSLVAAAIALLVAVPLALWAARAQAARVQALEKVAARIGAGEGGARAAERPADELGRLGRAINQMALELRTRVAAMATQRDERERILAHMTDGVALLDQEGRVIHANTSLAQILGVPLPPPPGTPFRDFARSPELDDVLRATREAPHTSERDLRLWTPEQRLVRVTATRLTDDESHAVLLVLHDLTEAERLDRIRQDFVANVSHELKTPLTSVRGYAETLLEGGLEDAANREEFVRIIRDQAARLQELVEDLLSLAELERPDARLRLESFDLRAAAERQAGEFRDRAAQSGLKLMLEPGAPVQVVADRGRVEQVLANLLDNAVKYTERGSVTLAVGDGEGFAWCEVRDTGPGIAEPDRERIFERFYRVDKARSRAKGGTGLGLSIVKHILALHDGVIEVKSAVGQG